GGCACATTTGATAAAATTGAATCTTCTTCTCCCCCGAACGAGTGGCTCTTCTTATTCTTCTGTACAAGCCTAAATGCCACGCGCTCATATGTGTGGTTTGTTAGGTCCAGTGAGCACGTGGTTGACTTGTGTGGTTGCAAGGGGAAGCGCAGGTCAGACGGGTGCActtcaagtactacctccgtctaggtgaataagtcatccgcGTAGTTTTAGGTCATCGATTTggggaattaaatatgtgttatctgtcataaaaagtatatcactagatttctacacggatgaagtttctaaatatatattttttgtcacatataatatatatttagatagttaaatcgtggacctagaactacgcgaatgacttattcaccgtgacggaggtagtagcacactgTTGTCGATCAACTGGACAAGAATAATTTATTATGTTGTTAATGAATCGATGACAGATCAGCATTTTTTAAAGAATTTATTGACAAAACAAGATGGATAAAAAAGTATGTGCTATTAAGTTTTTCCAGATTAAAATGAAGCATATAGAGATGACATTGTCTGTTTCATTAATGTGCTCACCTGAGTAGTTGTGTCAGCTCTTATATGCGCTACACTGTGATGACTTGATTCTTCCTGAGTATTTACATTGCCGACACCCACCATTGCTACCGTCTCTCCTCTTCCAAACACAAACCTAACAGATAAAGTTACCATGTTCGCCAAGTTTATCATAATGGAATTAGGAAGTGAAAATAATATAAGAAGCATGACAAAAATAAAAAAGGATATATTTTATGGAACCATGTAGATATACAATACCAAAGATCAACATGGCAAGCTGAGTATAAGCAAAAGAATTAAAGACAGCTTGTTCCCTATCCGAGTCGTGCTGTCGTGCACCCGAATTTTCCTAGTATTTATCGGAATTAACAGTCACATTTGTGGAGGATAACATTTGTATGTCCATTTTACACTCTTTCAAAAAATATGCAGTAAACGCTCCAAAATAATTAATCTTTCTAAGCATTTCTCCACGGCGGTAATAATAAGAATAATAGCCAGAAAAGTATTCATTACCCTTTTGATTTCATCGAACATGCGAGACCCCAAACATGTTCACTTACGGGGCTGCTAAAAATATTGTATATCCATCCGAAACCCCAAGCAGGGGGTTCAATTACAGGAGGGTTAATAATCCTCTCAAGCCTGGGATTGTAGAAATTTAGTACAGCAATCCATGAAAACAACAGGAATTCAAAACATGTGCACATGTTGCACAAGAACCAATTACCTGAAATTAGTTGAACTCCACAAATAAACAGTGCCATCTTCTAAACCAGTAATTAGAACCTGAAGATTGGGATGAAACATGACAGACATAACCGGAGACATGGAAGCGTGTAGTGTATGAGTACACATATTGCTGTGCATGTCCCATATCTGATTTGCCAAAACAAAGGGTGGATCATAAGAAATGTTATGCGCATAATGTATTAGCAAAAAAAATCAATAGAAATGGCAAACCTTCGCGCTACAATCACTAGAGCCAGTAATCAAATACTGCTGATTGTCATGTGTGAAGAAATCAAGGCAGTTAACTCTGTCCCAGTGCCCAGAGAGTGTGTATTTACATTGAGGAGAATCAAAATCCCAAACCTGGACACCAAACATTAGGTTTTGCAATGAAGGTCTAGTAGAACCACATATCTACGTAATGTCAAAATTAAGTTGAAATAAAATAGGAAACTCATACCTCTATCATGTGATTGGCTGAGGCAGTGACAAAACTGTTGGAGTTTTTTGGGTTAAACATGACTTGGCAAATATAACCCGAGTGTTTGCACTTGAACGTTTGTGCGCACTCCCAGGCTTTGTCCCAATCCCAAAGCTTCATTTCATCAGAGCTCCATGACATCAAGTACGGTTTGCTTGGATGAACGGCCAGTGATGTCAATTTCccagcatgagctgtgaaacttggGACTTGCTGCCGTTTCGTTTCGTAATTGTAGATGTGAATAAAGCCATCTCCGGCTCCAGCCACAAACCATTGTTTTCGTACTATAAATTTAACCAAAACAACTGCAGACAGAGT
Above is a window of Triticum dicoccoides isolate Atlit2015 ecotype Zavitan chromosome 5B, WEW_v2.0, whole genome shotgun sequence DNA encoding:
- the LOC119306161 gene encoding putative coatomer subunit beta'-3 is translated as MSWSSDEMKLWDWDKAWECAQTFKCKHSGYICQVMFNPKNSNSFVTASANHMIEVWDFDSPQCKYTLSGHWDRVNCLDFFTHDNQQYLITGSSDCSAKIWDMHSNMCTHTLHASMSPVMSVMFHPNLQVLITGLEDGTVYLWSSTNFRLERIINPPVIEPPAWGFGWIYNIFSSPVSEHVWGLACSMKSKGFVFGRGETVAMVGVGNVNTQEESSHHSVAHIRADTTTQVSTLMKQTMSSLYASF